The following proteins are encoded in a genomic region of Shinella zoogloeoides:
- a CDS encoding M15 family metallopeptidase, with amino-acid sequence MPAARAAEPDLATRLKLLVEAYPESLSGVEGNMLLLRDGGEPLPIDDGKAKDHQSALAGGDIEDSLRQIYPLGACEAKPVVDFDPGRIRSDALMMRLYGRTAKAVEGDLVPVAWFGTTLRVTKRQGAAAALEKVRDALAERPALKRYLAPSAGTFNWRRVSGAPNMSVHSFGAAIDLNTTFADYWVWSGGKPGKVPRHANRYPLEIVEIFERHGFIWGGRWYHYDTMHFEYRPELIAIAKAAGASACR; translated from the coding sequence ATGCCGGCCGCGCGCGCGGCCGAGCCCGACCTTGCCACGCGCCTCAAACTCCTCGTGGAGGCCTATCCCGAGAGCCTTTCCGGCGTCGAGGGCAACATGCTTCTCCTGCGCGACGGCGGCGAGCCGCTTCCGATCGACGACGGCAAGGCGAAGGACCACCAGTCGGCGCTCGCCGGCGGGGACATCGAGGACAGCCTGCGGCAGATCTATCCGCTCGGCGCCTGCGAGGCGAAGCCCGTGGTCGATTTCGACCCGGGCCGCATCCGCAGCGATGCGCTGATGATGCGGCTTTACGGCCGGACCGCGAAGGCGGTGGAAGGCGACCTCGTTCCCGTCGCTTGGTTCGGCACGACATTGCGCGTCACGAAGCGGCAGGGCGCCGCGGCGGCGCTGGAAAAGGTGCGGGACGCGCTTGCGGAAAGGCCGGCGCTGAAGCGCTACCTGGCGCCCTCCGCCGGCACCTTCAACTGGCGCAGGGTCTCCGGCGCGCCGAACATGTCGGTGCACAGCTTCGGCGCGGCCATCGACCTCAACACGACATTCGCCGATTACTGGGTCTGGTCCGGCGGCAAGCCGGGCAAGGTGCCGCGCCATGCCAACCGGTATCCACTGGAGATCGTCGAGATTTTCGAGCGGCACGGCTTCATCTGGGGCGGGCGCTGGTATCACTACGACACCATGCATTTCGAATACCGCCCGGAACTCATCGCGATAGCAAAAGCGGCAGGCGCATCGGCCTGCCGCTGA
- a CDS encoding low temperature requirement protein A has product MTAQNDERFAHSASLRARGTAQEGKVAFAELFFDLVFVLTIIQLSHTLAAHYSPLGLVEAGMLLLAVWWVWIYTTWATNWLDPDKTPVRVLLFVLMFLGLMLSIAIPTAFGEGGLLFALTYVTMQVGRSAFTAFAMRGDWPENSRNFTRITAWTVFSAVFWLAGAFVEHEARLALWLVALGVEYVSPALGFAVPGLGRSSVSDWQVSGEHMAERCALFVIICLGETILVTGRTVAGMELLDGFTIFMLAAAFVSTATMWWIYFRFGHGEAAHLIEHSATPGRIARMAFTYAHIPIVAGIILSAVAEEFALAHPHGHLDFRTASAIIGGPVVFLLGNIWFKAAIRGRSPLSHLVGIGALLALSLVVPVVEPYQLFMAAGAVLFGVAVWEFLSLRSTRADDVAAV; this is encoded by the coding sequence ATGACGGCGCAGAATGACGAACGCTTCGCCCATTCCGCGAGCCTGCGGGCGCGCGGCACCGCGCAGGAAGGCAAGGTCGCCTTTGCCGAGCTCTTCTTCGATCTCGTCTTCGTGCTGACGATCATCCAGCTTTCCCATACGCTCGCCGCACATTATTCGCCGCTTGGCCTCGTCGAGGCGGGCATGCTGTTGCTGGCGGTCTGGTGGGTGTGGATCTACACGACCTGGGCGACGAACTGGCTCGACCCGGACAAGACGCCGGTGCGCGTGCTGCTCTTCGTGCTGATGTTCCTCGGCCTGATGCTCTCTATCGCCATTCCGACCGCCTTCGGCGAGGGCGGGCTGCTGTTCGCGCTGACCTATGTCACCATGCAGGTCGGTCGCTCGGCCTTCACCGCCTTCGCGATGCGGGGGGACTGGCCGGAGAACAGCCGCAACTTCACCCGCATCACCGCCTGGACGGTGTTTTCCGCCGTGTTCTGGCTGGCCGGCGCCTTCGTCGAGCACGAGGCGCGGCTGGCGCTCTGGCTGGTCGCGCTCGGCGTCGAATATGTCTCGCCGGCGCTCGGCTTTGCCGTGCCCGGCCTCGGGCGTTCGTCGGTGAGCGACTGGCAGGTGTCGGGCGAGCACATGGCCGAGCGTTGCGCGCTCTTCGTCATCATCTGCCTCGGCGAGACCATCCTCGTGACCGGCCGCACGGTTGCCGGCATGGAACTGCTCGACGGCTTCACCATCTTCATGCTGGCCGCGGCCTTCGTCTCGACGGCGACCATGTGGTGGATCTACTTCCGCTTCGGCCATGGCGAGGCGGCGCATCTCATCGAGCATTCGGCAACGCCCGGCCGCATCGCGCGCATGGCCTTCACCTATGCCCATATCCCGATCGTCGCCGGCATCATCCTTTCGGCGGTGGCGGAGGAGTTCGCTCTCGCCCATCCGCACGGCCATCTCGATTTCAGGACGGCGAGCGCCATCATCGGCGGGCCGGTCGTCTTCCTGCTCGGCAATATCTGGTTCAAGGCGGCGATCCGCGGGCGCTCGCCGCTGTCGCATCTCGTCGGCATCGGCGCGCTGCTGGCGTTGTCGCTGGTCGTGCCGGTCGTAGAACCCTACCAGCTCTTCATGGCGGCCGGCGCGGTGCTGTTCGGCGTCGCCGTCTGGGAGTTCCTGTCGCTGCGGTCGACCCGCGCGGACGACGTCGCCGCCGTCTAG
- a CDS encoding MarR family transcriptional regulator translates to MNENQAFPWDHPRFRSWIGVARACQLMQQAMTRAIADLGIKTPHLDILINLYRFDGISQQELARKLLVGRSNMSMLLPQLEKRGLIVRRPDTKDKRILRLSLTEAGRKLTMEAMAIQTGMIEKIMSQTPADRCLQVAEAMEDIIRILQTMETETDAGD, encoded by the coding sequence ATGAACGAAAATCAAGCCTTCCCCTGGGATCATCCGCGCTTTCGCAGCTGGATCGGCGTGGCGCGCGCCTGCCAGCTCATGCAGCAGGCGATGACAAGGGCAATCGCGGACCTCGGCATCAAGACGCCGCATCTCGATATCCTGATCAATCTCTACCGCTTCGACGGCATTTCCCAGCAGGAGCTGGCCCGCAAGCTTCTGGTCGGCCGCTCGAACATGAGCATGCTGCTGCCGCAGCTCGAAAAGCGCGGCCTGATCGTCCGCCGGCCCGACACGAAGGACAAGCGCATCCTGCGCCTTTCGCTGACGGAAGCCGGCCGCAAGCTCACCATGGAAGCCATGGCCATCCAGACGGGAATGATCGAGAAGATCATGTCGCAGACGCCCGCCGACCGCTGCCTCCAGGTCGCCGAGGCGATGGAGGACATCATCCGCATTCTCCAGACGATGGAGACGGAAACGGACGCCGGAGACTAG
- a CDS encoding HAD family hydrolase: MSAPLVVFDLDGTLIDTAHDLVASLNHTIGLEGLEPVGYGDLTYLVGHGGQVMIKRAFALRGREISDEELQRMLAVFVEHYADAMPGVSTPYPGLTDAMDRLAGTGYRLAVCTNKMEGLARRLVDGLGLTARFAAITGGDTFAVRKPDAEHLLGTVRLAGADPKRTVMIGDSLNDMLVARNAGVPSIGVPFGYSDVPVAELEPNHVIAHFDELTPGLVERLIAR; this comes from the coding sequence ATGTCCGCTCCTCTCGTAGTCTTCGATCTCGACGGCACCCTCATCGATACGGCACACGATCTCGTGGCGAGCCTCAACCACACGATCGGCCTCGAAGGGCTGGAGCCGGTCGGCTACGGCGACCTCACCTATCTCGTAGGCCACGGCGGCCAGGTGATGATCAAACGCGCCTTCGCGCTGCGCGGCCGCGAGATTTCCGACGAGGAGCTGCAGCGCATGCTCGCCGTCTTCGTCGAGCACTATGCGGACGCCATGCCCGGCGTCTCGACGCCCTATCCCGGCCTCACCGACGCCATGGACCGTCTTGCCGGAACCGGCTACCGCCTCGCCGTCTGCACGAACAAGATGGAAGGGCTTGCCCGCCGCCTCGTCGACGGCCTCGGCCTCACGGCGCGCTTCGCCGCCATCACCGGCGGCGATACCTTCGCCGTGCGCAAGCCGGATGCCGAGCACCTGCTCGGCACCGTCCGCCTCGCCGGGGCCGACCCCAAGCGCACGGTGATGATCGGCGACAGCCTCAACGACATGCTCGTCGCCCGCAATGCCGGCGTCCCGTCGATCGGCGTGCCCTTCGGCTATTCGGACGTGCCGGTCGCCGAGCTCGAGCCGAACCACGTCATCGCCCATTTCGACGAACTGACGCCCGGCCTCGTGGAGCGCCTCATCGCCCGCTAG
- a CDS encoding L,D-transpeptidase produces MKKLAIALIAGLLSTTSIAAADNRVDPIEVASLSSASQKTGWLQVLSGGKPVKSNTKIAAVSRAPIARELVAFDEDVPSGTIIVDNSERRLYHVLGSGLAMKYAVSVGREGFIWTGTEKVTRKTEWPTWTPPEDMRAREAKKGKVLPVTMKGGLDNPLGSRAIYLGSTIYRIHGTNQPSSLGKAQSSGCIRMANEDVEHLYAQVTPGTTVIVRN; encoded by the coding sequence ATGAAAAAGCTCGCCATCGCGCTCATCGCCGGCCTTCTTTCCACCACGAGCATCGCTGCCGCCGACAATAGGGTCGATCCGATCGAGGTCGCGTCGCTCTCCTCCGCCTCGCAGAAGACCGGCTGGCTGCAGGTGCTCTCTGGCGGCAAGCCGGTGAAGTCGAATACGAAGATCGCCGCCGTCTCCCGCGCGCCCATCGCCCGCGAACTCGTCGCCTTCGACGAGGACGTCCCGTCCGGCACGATCATCGTCGACAATTCCGAGCGGCGCCTCTACCACGTGCTCGGTTCCGGCCTTGCCATGAAATATGCCGTCAGCGTCGGCCGCGAGGGCTTCATCTGGACCGGCACGGAAAAGGTGACGCGCAAGACCGAATGGCCGACCTGGACGCCGCCGGAAGACATGCGCGCCCGCGAGGCGAAGAAGGGCAAGGTCCTGCCGGTCACCATGAAGGGCGGCCTCGACAATCCGCTCGGCTCGCGCGCCATCTATCTCGGCTCCACCATCTATCGCATCCACGGCACCAACCAGCCGTCCTCGCTCGGCAAGGCGCAGTCGTCCGGCTGCATCCGCATGGCGAACGAGGATGTCGAGCACCTCTATGCGCAGGTGACGCCCGGCACGACGGTCATCGTGCGCAATTGA
- a CDS encoding TMEM175 family protein: MNKGRLEAFSDGVIAIIITIMVLQLTVPKEPTFAALLPLMPVFLGYILSFVYVGIYWNNHHHLLTVCDNASGSVLWANMHLLFWMSLIPFVTAWMGNNPSAALPTALYGAILLLSAIAYAILQIRIVAVHPDPERVKRALGTDFKGRFSPLFYLAAILLAFVSPTISHLIYAAVALLWVVPDRRLEKL; this comes from the coding sequence ATGAACAAGGGACGTCTGGAAGCCTTCAGTGATGGCGTGATCGCCATCATCATCACGATCATGGTGCTGCAGCTCACGGTTCCTAAGGAACCGACCTTCGCGGCGCTGCTGCCGCTGATGCCGGTCTTTCTCGGCTATATCCTGAGCTTCGTCTATGTGGGGATCTACTGGAACAACCACCATCACCTGCTGACGGTATGTGACAATGCCAGCGGCAGCGTGCTCTGGGCGAACATGCATCTGCTTTTCTGGATGTCGCTCATTCCCTTCGTCACCGCCTGGATGGGCAACAATCCCTCCGCGGCGCTGCCGACCGCGCTCTACGGCGCGATCCTCCTGCTGTCGGCCATCGCCTATGCCATCCTGCAGATACGAATCGTTGCGGTTCATCCCGATCCCGAGCGTGTAAAGCGCGCCCTCGGGACCGACTTCAAGGGACGCTTTTCGCCTCTCTTCTATCTCGCCGCGATCCTGCTCGCCTTCGTTTCTCCGACGATCTCGCACCTCATCTACGCCGCCGTCGCGCTGCTCTGGGTGGTGCCGGACCGTCGTCTCGAAAAGCTCTAA
- a CDS encoding alpha/beta hydrolase, with amino-acid sequence MASFGLKVIRLALSGVAAVSPNAAGRAAFRLFATTPRRRPGTAKEKELFARSRGWMRQAQRVTLSFEGGSAVAHRFAARPCEAFAGRVLVVHGWGSRTAYLAALTEGLVAAGHEVVALDLPGHGASRGRTLTLPMAVRAIDAAWQRFGGFDYFCGHSFGGASLACAASGLVPSVPAHRPRRLVTIGSPSEMMWLFKDLGRLLKLGPRAQAALESHVERIAGAPLSAFDAANGAGRLGAPMLVLHAEDDKEVPALHARRYAAAGPNVTLEWANGFGHRRIVSAEPVIDRIVDFLAEDRRRLAA; translated from the coding sequence ATGGCATCCTTTGGCTTGAAGGTCATCCGGCTGGCGCTTTCGGGCGTGGCCGCGGTGTCCCCTAATGCGGCCGGCCGCGCCGCCTTCCGTCTCTTCGCGACGACGCCCCGCCGGCGCCCCGGCACGGCGAAGGAGAAGGAGCTGTTCGCCCGCTCGCGCGGCTGGATGCGGCAGGCGCAGCGCGTCACGCTTTCCTTCGAGGGCGGCAGCGCCGTCGCGCACCGCTTTGCCGCGCGCCCCTGCGAGGCCTTTGCGGGGCGCGTCCTCGTGGTGCATGGCTGGGGCTCGCGCACGGCCTATCTTGCCGCCCTTACCGAGGGGCTGGTCGCCGCGGGCCATGAGGTCGTCGCGCTCGACCTGCCGGGCCACGGCGCTTCGCGGGGCCGCACGCTGACGCTGCCGATGGCCGTCCGGGCGATTGACGCGGCCTGGCAGCGCTTTGGCGGCTTCGACTATTTCTGCGGCCATTCCTTCGGCGGCGCATCGCTTGCCTGCGCGGCAAGCGGCCTCGTGCCCTCGGTTCCCGCCCACCGGCCGCGCCGGCTCGTCACCATCGGTTCTCCGAGCGAAATGATGTGGCTTTTCAAGGATCTCGGCCGGCTGCTGAAGCTCGGGCCCCGGGCGCAGGCGGCGCTGGAGAGCCATGTGGAACGGATCGCCGGCGCGCCGCTTTCGGCCTTCGATGCGGCGAACGGCGCAGGGCGGCTCGGAGCGCCCATGCTTGTTCTCCACGCCGAGGACGACAAGGAGGTGCCGGCGCTGCATGCCCGCCGCTATGCGGCCGCCGGGCCGAACGTGACGCTCGAATGGGCGAACGGCTTCGGCCATCGCCGCATCGTCTCGGCCGAACCGGTGATCGACCGCATCGTCGATTTCCTGGCGGAGGACCGGCGGCGTCTTGCCGCCTAA
- a CDS encoding murein L,D-transpeptidase, producing the protein MKLSKTAVLAAALALSCATITLPAAPANAITLMDFIRGGKKKEPKREELPGVQTGAVMPNAAVKQEAKPLPRVTGPRYYTYKADALKRVAVDKLADPVVTSSISADIVPAGDSGIRAAFASVNVRTTPDAAKAVETFYADHKKLVWVEGTGINEKAKAAIAVLADAAAVGLDPWDYAVQIPADSFDSADMNARYNELATFEIALSSAVATYVQDAVRGRIDPNRISGYHDFKRKDVNLVAALKNVALSGNVKGYLESRSPANADFQALKAELARLRAETEGDDRVVIAENTLLKPGQSSPELANIVKGIVKHGSDALKTDHSVTIASYAGTPDYTPELVALVEAFQKENGLKPDGVVGKASIRKLVGGDSVADKVAKLEVALEQARWLPADLGARHVFINQPAFMVYYYEDGAEKFSMRTVVGSKSHQTYFFEDRIQTVEVNPYWGVPQSIIINEMLPKLRNDPSYLDRMGYEVAVGGRAVPSSSVNWSGSTAGVSVRQPPSGDNALGELKILFPNSHAIYMHDTPSKSFFKKDMRALSHGCVRLAEPRKMAAAVLGVSEADVGKEIAAGRNKALSVKADIPIYITYFTAWPNKNGAVEYFDDVYGRDDYMRKAFAATRSARQVQG; encoded by the coding sequence ATGAAGCTGTCAAAGACTGCCGTGCTGGCCGCTGCGCTGGCTCTGTCCTGCGCCACCATCACGCTGCCCGCCGCGCCCGCAAATGCCATTACGCTGATGGATTTCATTCGCGGCGGCAAGAAGAAGGAGCCGAAGCGCGAGGAGCTTCCGGGCGTGCAAACCGGCGCGGTGATGCCGAATGCCGCGGTGAAGCAGGAAGCAAAGCCCCTGCCGCGCGTCACCGGCCCCCGTTACTATACCTACAAGGCCGATGCCCTGAAGCGTGTCGCCGTCGATAAACTGGCCGATCCCGTCGTAACCAGCTCGATCTCCGCGGATATCGTGCCGGCCGGCGATTCCGGCATCCGCGCCGCTTTCGCCTCGGTCAATGTGCGCACCACGCCGGATGCCGCCAAGGCGGTCGAGACGTTCTACGCCGACCACAAGAAGCTCGTCTGGGTCGAGGGCACCGGCATCAACGAGAAGGCCAAGGCCGCCATCGCGGTGCTCGCCGATGCCGCGGCCGTCGGTCTCGACCCCTGGGACTACGCGGTGCAGATCCCGGCGGACAGCTTCGACAGCGCCGACATGAACGCGCGCTACAACGAGCTTGCGACCTTCGAGATCGCCCTCTCGTCGGCCGTCGCGACCTATGTGCAGGACGCGGTGCGGGGCCGGATCGATCCGAACCGGATTTCGGGCTATCACGACTTCAAGCGCAAGGACGTCAACCTCGTCGCCGCGCTGAAGAACGTGGCGCTGAGCGGCAACGTGAAGGGCTACCTCGAAAGCCGCTCGCCGGCCAATGCCGATTTCCAGGCGCTCAAGGCCGAGCTTGCCAGGCTGCGCGCCGAGACCGAGGGCGACGACCGCGTGGTGATCGCCGAAAATACGCTGCTGAAGCCGGGCCAGAGCAGCCCGGAACTCGCCAATATCGTCAAGGGCATCGTCAAGCACGGTTCGGATGCGTTGAAGACCGACCATTCGGTGACCATCGCAAGCTATGCGGGCACGCCGGACTATACGCCGGAACTGGTCGCGCTCGTCGAGGCCTTCCAGAAGGAGAACGGCCTGAAGCCGGACGGCGTCGTCGGCAAGGCATCGATCCGCAAGCTCGTCGGCGGCGATTCGGTGGCCGACAAGGTCGCCAAGCTCGAAGTCGCGCTGGAACAGGCCCGCTGGCTGCCGGCCGATCTCGGCGCGCGCCATGTCTTCATCAACCAGCCGGCCTTCATGGTCTATTACTACGAGGACGGCGCGGAAAAGTTCTCGATGCGCACGGTCGTCGGCTCCAAGTCGCACCAGACCTATTTCTTCGAGGACCGCATCCAGACCGTCGAGGTCAACCCATATTGGGGCGTGCCGCAGTCGATCATCATCAACGAGATGCTGCCGAAGCTGCGCAACGACCCGTCCTATCTCGACCGCATGGGCTACGAGGTCGCCGTGGGCGGCCGGGCGGTGCCGTCGTCCTCCGTCAACTGGAGCGGCTCGACCGCCGGCGTTTCCGTGCGTCAGCCGCCGAGCGGCGACAATGCGCTGGGCGAATTGAAGATTCTCTTCCCGAACAGCCACGCCATCTACATGCACGACACGCCGTCGAAGAGCTTCTTCAAGAAGGACATGCGGGCGCTCAGCCACGGTTGCGTGCGCCTTGCCGAACCGCGCAAGATGGCGGCGGCCGTGCTCGGCGTCAGCGAGGCGGATGTCGGCAAGGAGATCGCGGCCGGCCGCAACAAGGCGCTGAGCGTGAAGGCGGATATCCCGATCTACATCACCTATTTCACCGCCTGGCCGAACAAGAACGGCGCGGTCGAGTATTTCGACGACGTCTATGGCCGTGACGACTACATGCGCAAGGCCTTCGCCGCCACGCGCTCGGCACGGCAGGTCCAGGGCTGA
- a CDS encoding GGDEF domain-containing protein translates to MNTAVAQKVQVPDIAAQVTYAMRIMGVSPIPRNYELFYEAYIGSNPKLTRELAALGTKASQEELDEIGARYFGHHHGETVIDGAHTRIVGELEGILRLLKQEQTSLESYNRLLDETFVRISGKSVTSAEIIRSAIGVLTEATGDTITQGKEMVENVAQKSIEMENVRKELDEYKRIANTDSLTQLSNRRAFDDKLSAIYNSSMSRNVTALVLADIDHFKKINDTYGHPVGDKILASVASLIRANVRKDILVARTGGEEFAMIVEGNTEEEAMAIAERIRTALEHTPFKNSKTGVNYGPITISLGFCMASWAEGPGELYSKADIALYCAKNGGRNRTMAFEDGMKKDFTKSWLIYRK, encoded by the coding sequence ATGAACACGGCAGTCGCGCAGAAGGTCCAGGTGCCCGATATCGCGGCACAGGTGACCTATGCCATGCGCATAATGGGCGTTTCTCCCATTCCGCGGAATTACGAGCTGTTCTACGAAGCCTATATCGGCTCGAACCCCAAGCTGACGCGGGAACTGGCCGCCCTCGGCACCAAGGCCTCGCAGGAGGAACTGGACGAGATCGGCGCCCGCTATTTCGGCCATCACCACGGCGAAACCGTCATCGACGGCGCGCATACGAGGATCGTCGGCGAGCTGGAAGGCATCCTCCGCCTCCTCAAGCAGGAACAGACCTCACTCGAAAGCTATAACAGGCTGCTCGACGAAACCTTCGTGCGCATCAGCGGCAAGAGCGTCACCAGCGCCGAGATCATCCGCAGCGCCATCGGCGTCCTGACGGAAGCGACCGGCGACACCATCACCCAGGGCAAGGAGATGGTCGAGAACGTCGCGCAGAAATCCATAGAGATGGAGAACGTCCGCAAGGAGCTGGACGAATACAAGCGTATCGCCAACACCGATTCGCTGACGCAGCTCTCCAACCGCCGCGCCTTCGACGACAAGCTCTCGGCGATCTACAATTCCTCCATGTCGCGCAACGTCACCGCGCTGGTCCTTGCCGATATCGACCATTTCAAGAAGATCAACGACACCTACGGCCACCCGGTCGGCGACAAGATCCTCGCCTCCGTCGCCAGCCTGATCCGCGCGAACGTGCGCAAGGACATCCTCGTCGCACGCACCGGCGGCGAGGAATTCGCGATGATCGTCGAGGGCAATACCGAGGAAGAGGCGATGGCGATCGCCGAGCGCATCCGCACCGCGCTGGAGCACACGCCGTTCAAGAATTCCAAGACCGGCGTCAACTACGGCCCGATCACCATCTCGCTCGGCTTCTGCATGGCCTCCTGGGCGGAAGGTCCCGGCGAACTCTACTCCAAGGCCGATATCGCGCTTTACTGCGCCAAGAACGGCGGGCGCAACCGCACCATGGCCTTCGAGGACGGCATGAAAAAGGACTTCACCAAGAGCTGGCTGATCTACCGCAAGTAG
- the fumC gene encoding class II fumarate hydratase, giving the protein MERMGFKAGSTMTSTRTETDTFGPIEVDNSRYWGAQAQRSLGNFKIGWEKQPLSVVRALGIVKQAAARANVELGRLDPKLGEAIVAAAQEVIDGKLNDHFPLVVWQTGSGTQSNMNANEVISNRAIEMLGGVMGSKKPVHPNDHVNMSQSSNDTYPTAMHIACAERIVHDLLPALKHLHAALEAKVKAFDHIIKIGRTHTQDATPLTLGQEFSGYAAQVASSIKRIELTLPGLCELAQGGTAVGTGLNAPVGFAEKVADQIAKITGIAFKTAPNKFEALAAHDSMVFSHGAINAAAAALFKIANDIRFLGSGPRSGLGELSLPENEPGSSIMPGKVNPTQCEALTQVCAQVFGNHASLTFAGSQGHFELNVFNPLMAYNFLQSVQLLSDAAISFTDNCVVGIEAREDNIKAALDRSLMLVTALAPKIGYDNAAKIAKTAHKNGTTLREEAVGGGYVTNEEFDEVVRPEKMIMPG; this is encoded by the coding sequence ATGGAGCGCATGGGCTTTAAAGCGGGAAGCACAATGACATCGACGCGCACGGAAACGGATACATTCGGCCCCATCGAAGTGGATAACAGCCGCTATTGGGGCGCGCAGGCCCAGCGTTCGCTCGGCAACTTCAAGATCGGCTGGGAAAAGCAGCCGCTTTCGGTCGTGCGCGCCCTCGGCATCGTCAAGCAGGCCGCCGCCCGCGCCAACGTGGAGCTCGGCCGTCTCGACCCGAAGCTCGGCGAAGCGATCGTCGCCGCCGCGCAGGAAGTCATCGACGGCAAGCTCAACGACCATTTCCCGCTCGTCGTCTGGCAGACGGGCTCGGGCACCCAGTCCAACATGAACGCCAACGAGGTGATCTCCAACCGGGCCATCGAAATGCTCGGCGGCGTCATGGGCTCCAAGAAGCCGGTGCATCCGAACGACCACGTCAACATGAGCCAGTCGTCGAACGACACCTATCCGACGGCCATGCACATCGCCTGCGCCGAGCGCATCGTCCATGACCTGCTGCCGGCGCTCAAGCACCTGCACGCCGCGCTCGAAGCCAAGGTCAAGGCCTTCGACCACATCATCAAGATCGGCCGCACGCACACGCAGGACGCCACCCCGCTGACCCTCGGCCAGGAATTCTCCGGCTATGCCGCGCAGGTCGCCTCCTCGATCAAGCGCATCGAACTGACCTTGCCGGGTCTTTGCGAACTCGCCCAGGGCGGCACCGCCGTCGGCACCGGCCTCAACGCCCCGGTCGGCTTTGCGGAAAAGGTCGCCGATCAGATCGCGAAGATCACCGGCATCGCCTTCAAGACCGCACCGAACAAGTTCGAGGCGCTCGCCGCACACGATTCCATGGTCTTCTCGCACGGCGCGATCAACGCGGCCGCCGCCGCCCTCTTCAAGATCGCCAACGATATCCGCTTCCTCGGCTCCGGTCCGCGCTCCGGCCTCGGCGAACTCTCCCTGCCGGAAAACGAGCCCGGCTCGTCCATCATGCCCGGCAAGGTCAACCCGACCCAGTGCGAAGCCCTCACCCAGGTCTGCGCCCAAGTCTTCGGCAACCATGCCTCGCTGACCTTCGCCGGCAGCCAGGGCCATTTCGAGCTCAATGTCTTCAACCCGCTGATGGCCTACAATTTCCTGCAGTCGGTCCAGCTCCTGTCGGATGCCGCGATCTCCTTCACCGACAATTGCGTCGTCGGCATCGAGGCGCGCGAGGACAACATCAAGGCGGCGCTCGACCGCTCGCTGATGCTCGTCACGGCGCTCGCCCCGAAGATCGGCTACGACAATGCCGCCAAGATCGCCAAGACCGCGCACAAGAACGGCACGACGCTCCGCGAGGAGGCCGTCGGCGGCGGCTACGTCACGAACGAGGAGTTCGACGAGGTTGTGCGCCCGGAAAAAATGATCATGCCGGGTTGA